In the genome of Pieris napi chromosome 16, ilPieNapi1.2, whole genome shotgun sequence, one region contains:
- the LOC125057092 gene encoding uncharacterized protein LOC125057092, which translates to MLQSEFELTPQLSSPHTCEDSVENIIRKYSYIDRSNREINKSNFLNCSNHILTPKKPTTISEETDNSFTFLSNNRIFDDHLYDFIANYCKEEIRKEVDLKVSSNSSKNSTTGVGCQKEYVDKATYCRPVFNLYNRDFIFKTLERNAKLTRLIQELITSHQREKQNEIWNNFINVLKSKHNDSKMFDEVPVNEETMGNVRSSQFNDGCHGQEHSCVQSSKQCLLDDIYGNSNEIEDFINHKNTCHQEKSQYHQESSRLFLRNPFCYPTSSVGRLTMLHRENERLSQLEKEKKIKEKFRNRYKSRYDVHIEEDKALNESVLLHSKQSKQRHTTVQTEHNVLILRNYPLSDNNRSVVARSEERESLLKNTTNMEELTQKFDSQPENSVKNLTLKEIENKLELLINSINRLIGEFKVNKNIKTVSTQEINNHFNHLRSVVVGSNINQKCNGASKYYSNSESILPTGKCSIIFETARKENSDLKKINEIFSRELGDNASSNKTCAVQITFEVPTKETSTEVTKSLSKAHILENDKIEEIIIPEPCTTERITIAVNTDPLNILTLLRISTQAMKRFLSFMPHIDYYYYLSRFYLPQLPSTDQNFKCNICGAKFTKASELSYHIQEHDLGKAKDCCVCRHVLDISHRPVNIYSCCHCGQCFVRAYCCELHQKACGRRLGNTQGVTNSNLLILR; encoded by the exons ATGTTACAAAGCGAATTTGAGTTAACTCCACAACTATCTAGTCCACATACTTGTGAAGATTCTGTCGAAAATATTATAAGGAAATATAGTTATATAGATCGCAGTAATAGAGAAatcaataaaagtaattttcttaattgttCTAACCATATTTTGACTCCAAAGAAACCAACAACGATATCTGAAGAGACTGATAACAGTTTTACTTTTCTATCTAACAATAGAATATTTGATGATCATTTATATGATTTCATAGCAAACTATTGTAAAGAAGAGATTAGAAAAGAAGTTGATTTGAAGGTATCCTCAAATAGTTCAAAGAATTCAACTACGGGTGTTGGATGTCAGAAAGAATATGTGGACAAAGCTACATACTGCCGTCCCGTCTTTAATTTGTACAACCGAGACTTTATATTTAAGACCTTAGAACGAAATGCAAAGCTTACCCGTTTGATACAAGAGTTAATTACGAGCCATCAGAGAGAAAAACAAAACGAAATttggaataattttataaatgttctaAAAAGTAAACATAATGATTCTAAAATGTTTGATGAAGTTCCTGTTAATGAAGAAACGATGGGTAATGTTCGGAGTTCACAATTTAACGATGGTTGCCATGGACAAGAGCATTCATGTGTGCAATCATCAAAACAATGTTTACTGGACGATATTTATGGAAACTCCAATGAAATTGaagattttataaatcataaaaatacatgTCATCAAGAGAAAAGTCAATATCACCAAGAGAGCAGTCGCTTGTTTTTGAGGAACCCGTTTTGTTATCCAACATCATCTGTGGGACGTCTAACTATGTTGCATAGAGAAAATGAACGTTTATCTCAGCTTgagaaagagaaaaaaataaaagaaaaatttcgcaATCGATACAAAAGTAGATATGATGTACACATAGAAGAAGACAAGGCTTTAAATGAATCAGTTCTCTTACACTCAAAACAGAGTAAACAGAGACATACGACTGTCCAGACAGAACACAATGTTTTGATATTGCGTAACTATCCACTAAGCGATAATAATCGTTCAGTCGTAGCGAGATCAGAAGAACGggaaagtttattaaaaaatacaacaaatatgGAAGAACTAACACAAAAATTTGATTCTCAACCAGAAAATTCCGTAAAAAACTTGACATTgaaagaaatagaaaataaactagagttattaataaattctatcAATAGACTTATTGGTGAATTTAAAGTGAACAAAAACATAAAGACAGTGTCTACACAAGAGATAAATAAccattttaatcatttaagaAGTGTTGTAGTTGGAAGcaatataaatcaaaaatgtAACGGTGCcagtaaatattatagtaattctGAAAGTATTTTACCCACGGGCAAATGCAGTATAATTTTTGAGACAGCTAGAAAAGAAAATTCCgatctaaaaaaaatcaatgaaatattttcaagAGAACTAGGGGATAATGCTTCATCAAACAAAACGTGTGCGGTCCAGATTACATTTGAAGTTCCAACGAAAGAAACATCTACAGAAGTTACCAAGTCCCTCTCTAAAGCGcatatattagaaaatgataaaatagaAGAGATTATCATCCCTGAACCCTGTACAACCGAGAGAATTACGATAGCTGTAAACACCGACCCCTTGAATATTTTAACACTACTAAGAATATCAACACAGGCTATGAAACGCTTTTTGTCTTTTATGCCacatattgattattattattatctatcaAGATTTTATCTACCACAATTGCCAAGCACAGACCAAAATTTCAAATGCAACATCTGTGGCGCGAAATTTACCAAGGCTTCTGAACTCAGTTATCACATTCAGGAACACGATTTGGGAAAAGCGAA agaCTGCTGTGTTTGCCGACACGTTCTTGACATATCCCATCGCCCAGTAAACATCTATAGTTGCTGTCATTGCGGGCAGTGTTTTGTGAGAGCTTATTGCTGTGAGCTTCATCAGAAGGCTTGTGGACGACGGCTTGGCAATACCCAAGGTGTAACCAACTCTAACTTGCTAATTCTaagatag